Sequence from the Hylaeus volcanicus isolate JK05 chromosome 1, UHH_iyHylVolc1.0_haploid, whole genome shotgun sequence genome:
CGAACTCCACCGCCGAAATGGCATCGGTCGGaggagattttattttaaattccgTCCGAGACTCCATGCTTaaacacaaaagaaaagataagtatctatggtataaaaaaaacgaCTCGATTTGTAGTCATCGACTACAGCTATTGACTAGaccaatataaataaacataaccTGCAAACACTAAAGCATCACTTACGTTCTAAGTAAAACGTCGTTTCTCTCAACGATAAAGccacaatatatttattcggaGTAGCGATTTATATACTGTTTAACTAATGATAtgctaaatattattcgattgTGATTAAACTTAAATATTCTAGAAGATATGGACACCCACTCGAATACATAACGTAAACGAGCCACCAAACTTAAACATGAACACTGatactttaatttgaaaattacaaataaatacaatttcaaagaattggTGTAACTCCCCAGAGCGTGTTACTTCTAAATCACTGTATGTTGAAATTTAGATTAACGATTTTCACATTACAGAAATTGTGCAAAGAAATATCgacattttgtataaattcaaatctcAGGAAATATCACGATCTCcatctttctttttgtatatgCTATACCTACTATACTGGCTATACACCCGGCGATATCCGGAACACATGTTTCTTCCTAACCATAGTACTACGTTTTTGGATTCGTGTAGTGATTGTTTGAATTATTGAATGGAATacagaataaacaaaatatggtAAATAAACCCAACAATTACTTGATACCTACACCGTCTATTGTTCATATAACCGGTTTTCAAGATCATTTACATACAAAGTTTTCTACAAAACACTATTTTGGCTTGAATTTGGACAACGTggcaatttcttttattttgtacaagtatttcattacgaataaacttaaaatactgtgtttatatattcatattcgaAAGTTTAGATTTTTACACACTTAATTACTGGATACGAATGTTTGGTACGAGTTGAACATCAAAAAATTTCGCTTAAGCGTCTATGAAAACATGTGTAAAAACGCTTCGAGTACTTTCAATGAGTCCTGTTTTTATATCATGATTCATTGAGCATAATATCTGTCAAAtacgtttttatatttcgatTTACATCATGATattcgttataatatttatgaaatatgttttatattgatagtattcgattaaataaatgttttttatttaaatgtttcagtCAAAgctgtttgttttgtttgagCATGCTGCTGGGTACGCAGTCTTTGCAGTTAAAGAATTTGAAGAGGTAGGAATGCTACTGCCTCAAGTTGAAGCATCCGTTACAGATATATCACGCTTCAATACAGTTGTGAAACTCATTGGATTCTCGCCTTTTAAAACTGCCTTGGCAGCtctagaaaatataaacaatgtaTCCGAAGGAGTTGTTCCTGAAgatttgcaattatttctgGATTCCTGTATACCAAAAGcaggaaaaaaggaaaaagtggTTCTTGGCGTGGCAGACCCAAAACTTGGAGCCAGTATTACAGaagcattaaatataaaatgcgATCATACAGGTGCCATTCCAGAAATCATCAGAGGAATCAGATTTCATTTCCATAATTTGGTAAAAGGTTTCACTGTTAAAAGTTCTGGTGTTGCACAACTTGGACTGGGACATAGTTATTCTAGAgccaaagtaaaatttaatgtcaATCGCGTGGATAACATGATCATACAAAGCATAGCTTTGTTAGATCAATTGGATAAAGATGTAAACACATTCAGTATGCGTATAaggtatgtatttataatacatgatttaattaatttttttgaatttagacAATAACATATATtgagtataatttatatttacatgtacATTGTAACTTATGCTTGCAGGGAATGGTACAGTTATCATTTTCCAGAACTTGTAaaaatagttcctgagaattATATGTATGCCAAAGTTGCACAATTAATCAAGAATAGGAAAGAGCttacagaagaaaaattggaagCTTTGGAAGAAGTTGTCATGGACAGTGTTAAAGCTCAAGCAATTATTGATGCATCAAAATCATCTATGGGAATGGATATTAGTCCTGTTGATCTCCTTAATATCGAAATGTTCGCGGCGCGTGTTATTGCTTTAGCTGATTACAGAAAGCAATTGGCAGAATATTTAAGATCTAAAATGGCTGGAGTAGCTCCCAACTTAGCTACATTAATAGGTGACCAAGTAGGAGCCAGATTAATAGCGCATGCTGGATCTCTTACAAATTTAGCCAAATATCCGGCTTCTACTGTACAAATATTAGGGGCAGAAAAGGCTTTATTCAGAGCATTAAAAACAAGGGGCAACACTCCAAAATATGGGTTACTGTTTCATTCGACTTTCATTGGCCGTGCTGGTACTAAAAATAAGGGTAGAATTTCAAGATATCTTGCGAATAAATGTTCCATAGCGTCAAGAATCGATTGTTTCACCGAAATACCGACCAATGTATTTGGCGAAAAGTTGCGACAACAAGTAGAGGATAGGTTGAAATTTTACGAAACTGGTGAAATACCTAAGAAAAACATAGATGTTATGAAGGAAGCATTACTGGAGGCTTCACAGATAATAGCGAACATCGAAGAAGAATCgcctaaaaagaaaaagaaaaaattgaaaaggaaaagaagcgAAACTGTAGAAAATGGAACGGAAAATGGATTTACTGAGAACGGTGTACAAGATGAATCTGAGGAACCagtgaagaaaaagaaaaaaaagaaaaagtcaaaaaGTCTAGCCGAAGACgaatgaaaaacaatattttgagTCTATGTAACTGTAATGGTATGTTGATTGTAATAAATCACGTTACTTAGTGAATAGTTTAAGTTACATATTAAGCGGAACTTGAAATACATTGTTTTCTACACAATTTCacttataattataatctttataaaattattatttggctcattaataattaaatattttaattgtaaaatttaaaaacgtgACAATTATATCCGATTATACGTTagacatatttttcatataccTAGTAGTATACTGTTTgacttgaattttgtttcaaaatatacataattttatgaagaaaataactgtaaaatataatcatttgtaacttaaataattgtatacatgTGTACTGTGCATTACtccatttttgtattatttttcacttccttattcaatatgtacagcattaaaaataaatgtatatgtatttgtatttagatttgttattttattcataattcgAAATCATTTCCTTttacaaagtattaatttttttacttatatcaCTTGTACAGTGGAATCTGATCGAgtttattaaatgataataattacattttctttcttgtttcctaaatgtattattaacataaaacaaaacttGTTCTTCCAAATACTGTACGGATTAAGCGCATCTTccgaatattttaaaattaatacctCCCTAAAAAACTACTAAAAGTGAGGATTATTCTCGACTTTTTATCTactttaattgcaattaatgtgatctttgaattaaatcagaaatttaaaaatgcaagtaaataaagaatcgataatacaataattaaagaaagataaaatatttcattgtgcttttaaaaatttcgtatATGATCGTATGTGCACAtttaacttgaattttatGTAGTAAACCATTTTGTATTACAGGAAAATAAGATAGAACTTCAATGTTGAAGGGAAATAGTATACAAGAGGATAATCAATTGGATATAGTTAATGCAAGGGAAAATGATGTTaaaagtgaataaattataatagttCAAAATTCGTATTAACACCAGCACCAATGAGcatttaataacgataaaacTGTGATGTAAGTATAAATActtgaagaattaataattacaattatcgcGGCTACTGTAAACAATATTCAGTCAAAAATCGACGGGTGAACTATTAATTATCATTCGCACGTATATATCATAAGCAACGTAATAACTGTCCTAAATTTTTGCGGAGGAACAGTAACTTTCAACTCtgttgtatttctttttatacataaaatcgTAAAGTATACGTAACTTTTAACCATGAACTCTAAACGCGCGATTAATATTGATATGTACCGATACATATTGATTAATATTGCTTAAAGgtttcaatttaatacttattattttaaaaatactttgataataaatgcaactatacatatatatagatCTAATAGTAAAAagtgtttttgaaatttttaaacactAGTAAGTAATCATAACTCGTTCCACACATATACAATAGCCACAATAACCTTTAGAAATATACTCATAACAATGAAACAAATGATACAAGTCATTAACAAAGTGTAATTAAATCAAACGAATGAGTCCTATTTGTAAAACGTATAATGAACAATATCATCGCGCGGAAATAgcataaaaatacagtttacGCTTACACATGAATTAAGGATGTGTATTTCAATAAGACAATACACATTGTTTCCTATTTCTCAAAtgtggaattaataaaaaggGTCGAATACATCATTCTTTACCAATATTCtgtgtacaaatttataaaacttatttgctaacaaaaaaaaaaaaggttcgtttaattttcatccaGTTTGACACTATAAAGGCCTCCGTAATTCTAGACTGTAATCGTGCCtctatatattaatatttaaacggtTCGAATGATGGTAATACCGCACTTATTCATATTGactatatttgtttatatttgtacaataatatatacatatgtatgtatattaatacatacatatgtatgtatactttaacactttaaaaatatattccccATCTACGTCAACTTTTTTGCTTCATATAAAATGCtcaaataatggaaaatgtaaAGGATCCATTTTTTCCCTTACAAAATTCAGTCTCTGATACTTGCATAGAAGCCTGTAAGTTAATTCCACATCAACTTTACGAGAATTGAAAGTGAGAATTTGATAACAACCTAATCATAGAACTGTTtgataaatgtaaagtaattttaaccagataaaatataattttaggaTGTTCTATACATACTAATGGTATAGTATACGTTTTATAAATCTGAACTTTGCTGCAAATTctgaaataacttttaaattttacttctactttataaataacaaaacattataacatttatcgtattaaaatataactgtcaaataaaaataacgaatatagCATGCagtcaattttttcattaacaaaCATTCCAATGTCtaagaattattaacaaaataacatattattgTATGATATATTTCAGTATCATGCAGCaaagattattaaaatcattGCTAACAAACAGCACACATAAAGGAAATATGACTTAACAATGTAATAGTTAATACTTAATTATCTGTAGctataatttttctcttaataatcgaataaacaaTTATGCGGAAAGATATGCATCTTTTTCATTGTTAGTAACAAGTAACTAAGGAAGTGCtatttaatgtttacattCCTTGTCTACTTTACAAAAAACCTAGAATATCATTCAATTGCAAAGATGATTAAATTTCTCATAATCATGTAATTACGCAACTACAAAgttcttaaataatttacaatggaCCATAAAcacataatattattaaatcacCATGCTGAGTGGAGCGCTTTCAAAGCGCGGAAATATTCGTCGCGCTGATTTTTGTGCTTCTTCTTTAAGTTAATAAGGTCTTGTATCCTGCATTATGTCTTCATAGTCACCTATATCTTCTtagatactattaattttgtataattttctttcgtgcAAAACTAACTATAATAGGGAAGCACTTATCGTTACTAATGTTATTgcgtctttttatttttttcttcgtagaCGAATATCATCGACATCAAATATCTATGATAGAAAAGTGAAATGGTTTTTACATCCTTACATACCCAATGTAAATGCAGCTTTCTGAATGCTGCAATAACTCTACTTTCTATAAACCGCTGTAAAAGCattttttcgattttgttgaaactttaaataacaGACAACAGAACATCTTATATCcaatagtaaataaaagtagTATACTACATTTCCACAAGTATTTGTAACTCACTTTCATGCATACATTCTTATGATACATTATACACTTAAGGCATAATTCTGATTCGTCGTAGagttaaaatttacattatgtataaaacttttaggacaagtCTGCCTGATTTGTTCCCGCGTAATTTgcaaataacataaatattgattacaAAAGTGCAATATTTGTATTGCGGAATGTTACTGGGAACACATACTATCTAGAATTATCACTTTGACAAACACATACTCACAGACGTATTGAAACTTAATCTATAGAGCTGCTCTAAAACGTTAAACTAACCACGTATTTTACGTAGCACTCATCACGGTTATatgcattatattttttcaaaaattgtttttctttgaaatcattggatgatgataaaatgatagCAACAAAGTTCATACAGCAGAATATTAACATATAGTTCAACTCAAAATACAATGtacaaaattcagaaattgaaaatacttttcaactttttatgAACACATGATTATGCAATGCATGTTTCACTGATCATTTTACTCTGACATTTACAATACGCAGTTGCACCCTGTGTATAATCAAACTACTCCACccagaaaatagaaaatttatttaaactccACTTATGCCTTCATGTTAGCATTcactcgtttaaaaattttcattgaaatgcaGGAAAAAATGCAGGATTTACTTGTTGGTTTTGCTGCTGAGGTTGAATTATAGATGATGTATATCCCATTGTTGATGTtgctaaaataattatatttttttgtcatatAATATCTGCTTCTGAACAATTCAGTTACAAcacattgtaaaatatatgctACAAAATCCAATTAATTCAAGCtcacaaaattgtataatttattcttttctacagttagaatatattcttctagattaaaaattataaattagaaacttaaaattttcttttctatgaaaataaaaatatctatttgtTTCTCACTTTAATGTAGTAGTAATTTTACGTTGCTACTATTTaactgaaaaatgtttaatagaatacaaattttctttttaaaaaaccaGTTCCAATATACTCTATACTTCagataaatacattaaaactacatttcgtatattttataatttacttacTTGTAAGTTTAATT
This genomic interval carries:
- the LOC128883382 gene encoding nucleolar protein 56, yielding MSKLFVLFEHAAGYAVFAVKEFEEVGMLLPQVEASVTDISRFNTVVKLIGFSPFKTALAALENINNVSEGVVPEDLQLFLDSCIPKAGKKEKVVLGVADPKLGASITEALNIKCDHTGAIPEIIRGIRFHFHNLVKGFTVKSSGVAQLGLGHSYSRAKVKFNVNRVDNMIIQSIALLDQLDKDVNTFSMRIREWYSYHFPELVKIVPENYMYAKVAQLIKNRKELTEEKLEALEEVVMDSVKAQAIIDASKSSMGMDISPVDLLNIEMFAARVIALADYRKQLAEYLRSKMAGVAPNLATLIGDQVGARLIAHAGSLTNLAKYPASTVQILGAEKALFRALKTRGNTPKYGLLFHSTFIGRAGTKNKGRISRYLANKCSIASRIDCFTEIPTNVFGEKLRQQVEDRLKFYETGEIPKKNIDVMKEALLEASQIIANIEEESPKKKKKKLKRKRSETVENGTENGFTENGVQDESEEPVKKKKKKKKSKSLAEDE